The genomic stretch AAAGCCTGATGAATAAAAGGGAATCCCGTCCGCCCAAAAAGCACGGGAGCATCCCATTATAATAGTAAAGATTAAATATCAAATATAAAAATGGAAACGCAGAAAGACATTGCGGTTGTTATAGCGGCGGTTACGAGGTACCTGGAAATCCCGATAGAAGAAGATTGGGTGATTGACGTTATGGAGCAGCGTGATAAGAAGCGCGGATTTGAATATAGCGCGCCTAGCTGGAAATGGGCTTCGGACCTCGATTCGAGGCGAAACGATAAGATGACTTCCTGGAGGCAGGCGACTTTTACTGCTAACAGGTTGCAGAGCAGGTAAATACTAACAGTTAATGACATTTGAATTTGGATATGTTTTCCGTAAGTGTCACTCCCGCGAAAGCGGGAGTCTAGAAAGATAGATTAGTCTGGATTCCTGCTTACGCAGGAATGACAGAATAGTATGATATGAAAGTAAAAATTACGGAAACGGTATTACGGGACGGCCACCAATCATTAATCGCCACCCGAATGTCCACAGGCGAGATGCTTCCGATACTGGAAAAGCTCGACCAGGTCGGCTATTTTTCCCTGGAGATGTGGGGCGGGGCTACCTTTGATGTCTGCCTGCGGTTCCTGAACGAAGACCCATGGGAGCGTCTGCGCCAGATAAAAAAGGTTGTTAAGAATACCAAGCTTCAGATGCTTTTACGCGGGCAGAATCTGGTCGGCTACCGCCATTATCCGGATGATATCGTCAATCGGTTTGTCGAGAAGGCCAAGGAAAACGGGATAGATATCTTCCGCATCTTCGACGCGGTCAATGACATACGCAACATGACCGCCGCCATCAAGGCCGCCAAGCGGGTCGGCGGAATTGTCGAAGGCGCGATTTCCTACACCATCAGCCCGGTGCACACCATAGAGAAATTCATCAAGTTCGCCATGGAATTGAAAGACCAAGGCGTTGATATAATTTGCATCAAAGATATGGCCGGCCTTATTTCTCCGGCCGCGGCATTTGATTTGGTGAATCATTTGAAAAAGGAAGTGAAACTGCCGGTGCACCTGCATTCGCATTGTTCAAGCGGTATGGCGCCGATAGCGTATCTCACCGCCTGCGAAGCCGGGGTGGATATTCTGGATACGACGGTTTCTCCTTTTGCATGGGGCACTTCCCAGCCGCCGACTGAAACCATCGTCGGCGCGCTCAAGGATACGCCGTATGATACCGGGTTGGATATGGAAAAAATTCTCGAAGTGACCGAATATTTCCAGAAGATTAAACAGGGCTATAAGCATATTCTCGACCCGATTGCCGAACGTGTTGACCCGAAAATAATGCTGCATCAGATACCGGGCGGGATGCTTTCCAACCTGATTTCGCAACTGAAGCAGCAGAATGCAACCAACCGATACGACGAGGTGTTGAAAGAAACCGCCGAGGTAAGGAAAGATTTAGGATATCCTCCGCTTGTCACGCCGACCAGCCAGATTGTCGGGACGCAGGCGGTGGTTAATGTTTTAACCGGGGTGCGCTATAAAATTATCCCGAAAGAAATCAAGGACTATTTCAGGGGACTTTACGGCCAGCCGCCCGGACCGGTTAATGAAGAGATTAAGATGAAGGCAATAGGCGATGCCGAGCCGATTAAAGGCCGCGCCGCGGACGGTTTGGCGCCTGAACTGGATGCCGCGCGCCAGGCGGTCAAGGCTTATAACGGGACCGAAGAAGATGCCCTTTCTTACGCGCTTTTCCCGCAGGTGGCGATTGACTTCTTCAAGAAGCGGCTCCAGGGAATCGGTCCGACTCCGGCAAGCGAGTTTATGCCTCCTTCCGCGACGGGAGAAGAGAAGATAAAAGAGGCGTCGGATGTTAAGATGAAACAAGGAAAAGAACCCAGGGATTACATTATTAATCTGGGCAATAAAAGATTTGACGTAACGGTTTCGCGCGGCGGGGAGAATTCAGTTTATGTTGATTTCGGGGGAAAAAGGTACGAAGTTAATTTGGATTCGTCCGTAGCGGCTCAGGCTGTTCAAGGCGCCAAGGGGCAGGCGGAGATTCCGGCAGCTAAGCCGAAAATTACGGAACCGAAACCGGAAGTAAAGAAAGTTGAAGAGAAAACCGTCAGGATAACTCCGGGCGCAGGCCAAGATGTTAACGTTCCGATGCCCGGCAAGATAGTTGATATCCGGGTAAAGGTCGGCGACAGTGTCAAGCGTGGCGACATATTGTTTATTCTGGAAGCCATGAAAATGCAGAACGAGATAGATTCTCCCGTCGATGGAGTGGTCAGCGAGGTTAACATCACAATCGGCGCCAATGCGGACACCTCTGCTCCGGTAATGAAGATAAATCCTGCCTAAGCATTCATCATCAAGTT from Planctomycetota bacterium encodes the following:
- the oadA gene encoding sodium-extruding oxaloacetate decarboxylase subunit alpha, with the protein product MKVKITETVLRDGHQSLIATRMSTGEMLPILEKLDQVGYFSLEMWGGATFDVCLRFLNEDPWERLRQIKKVVKNTKLQMLLRGQNLVGYRHYPDDIVNRFVEKAKENGIDIFRIFDAVNDIRNMTAAIKAAKRVGGIVEGAISYTISPVHTIEKFIKFAMELKDQGVDIICIKDMAGLISPAAAFDLVNHLKKEVKLPVHLHSHCSSGMAPIAYLTACEAGVDILDTTVSPFAWGTSQPPTETIVGALKDTPYDTGLDMEKILEVTEYFQKIKQGYKHILDPIAERVDPKIMLHQIPGGMLSNLISQLKQQNATNRYDEVLKETAEVRKDLGYPPLVTPTSQIVGTQAVVNVLTGVRYKIIPKEIKDYFRGLYGQPPGPVNEEIKMKAIGDAEPIKGRAADGLAPELDAARQAVKAYNGTEEDALSYALFPQVAIDFFKKRLQGIGPTPASEFMPPSATGEEKIKEASDVKMKQGKEPRDYIINLGNKRFDVTVSRGGENSVYVDFGGKRYEVNLDSSVAAQAVQGAKGQAEIPAAKPKITEPKPEVKKVEEKTVRITPGAGQDVNVPMPGKIVDIRVKVGDSVKRGDILFILEAMKMQNEIDSPVDGVVSEVNITIGANADTSAPVMKINPA